One genomic region from Cucumis melo cultivar AY chromosome 9, USDA_Cmelo_AY_1.0, whole genome shotgun sequence encodes:
- the LOC127150872 gene encoding uncharacterized protein LOC127150872 — protein sequence MEFPTTQLSIYAEDMIRESLAQSRSMNIDSVDQHEFEVHHRKEQFVVNILNRTCSCRQWDLDLISCSHTCIALSTRNLNLHLYTDKFYYVSNLINLYKKGTRPIGTVNQIRNIHQGGNDGILPP from the exons ATGGAGTTTCCAACGACACAACTTTCAATATATGCAGAAGATATGATTCGAGAATCCTTGGCGCAGAGCCGCTCAATGAAT ATAGATTCTGTAGACCAACATGAATTTGAAGTCCACCATCGTAAGGAACAATTTGTCGTCAACATTTTAAATCGGACATGCTCATGTCGTCAATGGGACCTTGATTTGATATCTTGTTCACATACATGTATAGCATTGTCCACAAGGAATCTTAATCTCCATTTATACACTGATAAGTTCTACTATGTCTCAAATTTGATAAACCTGTACAAGAAGGGAACGCGTCCTATTGGTACTGTAAACCAAATTAGGAATATCCACCAAGGTGGCAATGATGGAATACTTCCACCGTAG